From Humisphaera borealis, the proteins below share one genomic window:
- a CDS encoding YjhG/YagF family D-xylonate dehydratase, protein MPTAPPSLTELLSTPEEAYDVATKAAGPAGALPLTDDILRNWASGDLFGLTQNAGMGWNPAELGRKEFLILSTSGGLRADDGTPIALGYHSGHWEVGLLMQAAAREFKRLGAIPFAGFCTDPCDGRTQGTAGMMDSLPYRNDAAIVLRRLIRSLPRRFGVMGVATCDKGLPAMMMALAGCGDMPCVLVPGGVTLPPEEGEDAGKIQTIGARYAHGTLTLEEAAELGCRACASPGGGCQFLGTAATSQVVGEALGMSLPHSALAPSGSKLWLDIAVRSARALSAIELRRIKLRDVLTDKAIENAMTVHAAFGGSTNLLLHIPAIAHAARLRRPTVDDWNAINRRVPRLVDALPNGPVGHPTVQVYLAGGVPEVMLHLRDLGLLHLDALTATGAPLGEMLDWWQNSDRRQRLRATLLSQDGIDAGNVIMSPGVAKERGLTSTVTFPRGNLAPQGSVIKSTSIDPTVVDIDGVYRMTGRARVFTAERSAIAAIKANQIQPGDVIVLICRGPMGAGMEETYQITSALKHLPFGKHVAIVTDARFSGVSTGACIGHVGPEALAGGPIGKVLDGDRIRIVIDRNALEGTIDLVNDAGDSAWGTAELSRRLPRADLAADPGLPADTRLWALLQSVSGGTWGGCVYDVELIEKALSGNR, encoded by the coding sequence ATGCCGACTGCACCGCCTTCACTGACCGAACTGCTGTCCACGCCGGAGGAAGCCTACGACGTCGCGACCAAGGCCGCCGGGCCCGCCGGGGCGCTCCCGCTGACGGATGACATCCTGCGCAACTGGGCCAGCGGCGATCTCTTCGGGCTGACGCAGAACGCCGGCATGGGTTGGAACCCGGCCGAACTGGGCCGAAAGGAGTTTCTCATCCTTTCCACCAGCGGCGGACTTCGTGCCGACGACGGAACGCCAATCGCACTGGGGTACCATTCGGGGCATTGGGAGGTGGGGCTGCTCATGCAGGCCGCCGCGCGCGAGTTCAAACGCCTGGGCGCGATTCCGTTCGCCGGGTTCTGCACCGATCCCTGCGACGGTCGAACGCAGGGGACCGCCGGCATGATGGACAGCCTGCCGTACCGCAACGACGCGGCGATCGTGCTTCGGCGACTGATTCGGTCGCTGCCGCGCCGCTTCGGCGTGATGGGGGTTGCCACCTGCGACAAGGGCCTGCCGGCGATGATGATGGCGCTCGCCGGCTGCGGCGATATGCCGTGTGTCCTGGTGCCTGGCGGCGTGACGTTGCCTCCGGAAGAGGGCGAAGACGCCGGCAAAATCCAAACCATCGGCGCGCGTTACGCCCACGGGACGCTCACGCTCGAGGAAGCCGCCGAACTCGGCTGCCGGGCCTGTGCCTCGCCCGGCGGGGGGTGCCAGTTCCTCGGCACCGCCGCCACGTCGCAGGTCGTCGGCGAAGCGCTGGGCATGTCATTGCCGCATTCGGCACTGGCCCCCTCGGGGTCGAAGCTCTGGCTCGATATCGCCGTCCGATCCGCCCGGGCGCTGAGCGCCATCGAACTGCGCCGAATCAAGCTGCGCGACGTCCTGACCGACAAGGCGATTGAGAATGCGATGACGGTGCATGCCGCGTTTGGCGGGTCCACCAACCTCCTGCTCCATATCCCGGCGATTGCCCACGCCGCCCGTTTGCGACGGCCGACGGTAGACGACTGGAACGCGATCAATCGCAGGGTGCCGCGACTGGTGGATGCCCTCCCCAATGGCCCGGTCGGCCATCCGACGGTGCAGGTCTACCTCGCCGGCGGCGTACCCGAGGTAATGCTGCACCTGCGGGATCTCGGTTTGCTCCACCTTGATGCCCTGACCGCCACCGGCGCGCCACTCGGCGAGATGCTCGACTGGTGGCAGAACAGCGATCGTCGCCAAAGGCTCCGCGCGACGCTGCTTTCGCAGGACGGCATCGACGCCGGCAATGTCATTATGTCGCCGGGCGTCGCGAAGGAACGCGGCCTGACCAGCACAGTCACCTTCCCCCGCGGCAACCTCGCACCCCAGGGCAGCGTCATCAAGAGCACGTCGATCGATCCCACCGTCGTTGATATCGACGGCGTCTATCGCATGACCGGCCGGGCACGCGTCTTTACCGCCGAGCGGTCGGCAATCGCCGCGATCAAGGCCAACCAGATTCAGCCCGGCGACGTCATCGTGCTGATCTGCCGGGGACCGATGGGCGCTGGCATGGAGGAAACCTATCAGATCACCAGCGCGCTCAAGCACCTGCCGTTCGGCAAACATGTGGCGATCGTGACCGATGCGCGGTTCAGCGGGGTCAGCACCGGCGCGTGTATCGGACACGTCGGTCCCGAGGCACTGGCCGGCGGCCCGATCGGAAAGGTGCTCGACGGCGACCGCATCCGCATCGTCATCGACCGTAATGCGCTGGAAGGAACGATTGACCTGGTCAATGACGCCGGCGATTCCGCGTGGGGGACGGCGGAACTATCCCGCCGCTTGCCCCGTGCCGATCTTGCCGCCGACCCCGGCCTTCCAGCCGACACCCGGCTCTGGGCGCTCCTTCAGTCCGTCAGCGGCGGCACCTGGGGTGGCTGCGTGTACGACGTCGAATTGATCGAGAAGGCACTTTCTGGCAATCGATGA
- a CDS encoding DUF4394 domain-containing protein: MTQPPNLPLIQPLEPRRLFAATLALTGPSTLLVFDSATPDDTLGRIKVRGMARGEALLGIDFRPATGQLFGLGSSSRLFRIDPTTGLATAVGAAAFSPPLAGTEFGVDFSPVADHLRVVSDADSNFRVDPITGTVIDDNDNIAGVQIDIALAYPQGDSSFGINPSVAAIAHSNNTVGASSTTLFGIDADTNTLVRIGSPGGTPTSPDTGGLATVGGLGLDVTQYAGFDIDNRDGVQTAYASLTNTANQSNFYTINLSTGTATRVERIKGSTTRTPVRDIAVVPKGERVLMIDGKNRLVTVDSNLPNVPLSSVKVEGLADKEALVTIDVRSSSQIAYGFTNQNRLYAIDAATGAASAVGTATDVSLKPGFPADMDFNPVSEVVRIVNTARDNVRISAGTGQIIDPDPSLAGTQFDGPLAYASTDANWASNPAISAIAHTDNFAGATSTTLYAIDTRLAVLTTIGSPGGTTPPTSGQVFTVGALQAAVTGPVGLDIVTRNGTDRALATFGVRGKVVLLFSVDLNTGQATPIGLVPKGFAPISISIQ; this comes from the coding sequence ATGACACAACCCCCGAACCTACCGCTGATCCAACCCCTTGAACCCCGCCGACTCTTTGCCGCCACGCTGGCTTTGACCGGTCCGAGCACGCTGCTGGTGTTCGATTCGGCGACGCCTGATGACACGCTCGGCCGCATCAAGGTCCGGGGAATGGCCCGCGGCGAAGCACTACTGGGGATCGACTTCCGTCCCGCCACCGGGCAGCTTTTCGGCCTGGGAAGTTCGAGCAGGCTGTTTCGCATCGACCCGACCACCGGCTTGGCGACGGCGGTCGGCGCGGCGGCGTTCTCTCCGCCGCTGGCGGGTACGGAGTTCGGCGTGGACTTCAGCCCCGTCGCCGACCATTTGCGCGTGGTCAGCGACGCCGACAGCAACTTTCGCGTCGATCCGATCACCGGCACAGTGATCGACGACAACGACAACATCGCCGGCGTGCAGATCGACATCGCACTCGCGTATCCGCAAGGCGATTCGTCGTTCGGGATTAACCCGTCGGTCGCGGCGATCGCACACAGTAACAACACCGTCGGCGCTTCGTCCACCACCCTGTTCGGCATCGACGCCGATACCAACACGCTGGTGCGCATCGGCTCACCTGGCGGAACACCCACGTCGCCCGATACCGGCGGCCTTGCAACCGTGGGCGGACTTGGCTTAGACGTCACGCAATACGCCGGTTTCGACATCGATAACCGCGACGGCGTTCAGACGGCCTATGCGTCGCTGACCAATACCGCGAACCAGAGCAACTTCTACACGATCAATCTGTCCACGGGCACCGCAACCCGCGTGGAGCGGATCAAAGGCAGCACGACCCGAACGCCCGTCCGCGATATTGCTGTCGTGCCCAAGGGCGAGCGCGTGCTGATGATCGACGGCAAGAACAGGCTCGTCACCGTCGACAGCAACCTGCCGAACGTTCCGCTTTCGAGCGTCAAGGTCGAAGGGCTCGCCGATAAGGAAGCCCTTGTCACGATCGACGTCAGGTCTTCGTCGCAGATCGCCTACGGCTTCACCAACCAGAATCGCCTTTACGCGATTGACGCCGCGACCGGCGCAGCGTCGGCAGTCGGTACGGCGACGGACGTCTCGCTGAAGCCCGGCTTCCCTGCCGACATGGACTTCAATCCGGTCAGCGAGGTGGTTCGCATTGTGAACACGGCCCGCGACAACGTGCGGATCAGTGCCGGAACGGGGCAGATCATCGACCCCGATCCGTCGCTGGCAGGAACGCAGTTCGACGGACCGCTCGCCTACGCCAGCACCGATGCCAACTGGGCGTCGAACCCGGCGATCTCGGCGATCGCGCATACGGACAACTTTGCCGGTGCCACCTCGACCACGCTTTACGCCATCGACACGCGGCTGGCGGTTTTGACGACGATCGGTTCGCCCGGTGGCACCACGCCGCCGACCAGCGGGCAGGTATTCACCGTGGGCGCGCTTCAAGCCGCCGTCACCGGACCGGTCGGGCTGGACATCGTGACGCGAAACGGCACCGATCGTGCGCTGGCGACGTTCGGTGTTCGCGGCAAAGTCGTGCTGCTGTTCAGCGTCGATCTCAACACCGGCCAGGCGACGCCCATCGGCCTTGTGCCCAAGGGGTTCGCCCCGATATCGATCTCCATCCAGTAG